A genomic region of Conger conger chromosome 6, fConCon1.1, whole genome shotgun sequence contains the following coding sequences:
- the LOC133131060 gene encoding protein shisa-3 homolog, translated as MVRLLNCLLLGYFTWNMRISDAQGEYCHGWLDSNGNYQEGFQCPEDFDTMDATVCCGSCSLRYCCAAVDARLDQGSCTNDRELEDTEFAAQPIYVPFLMVGSIFVAFVVVGSLVAVYCCTCLRPKQPAQPPARFSLRSCQGETIPMILTAAPPSQRTPSRQSSTATTSSGSAGGGGGSVRRFSLGRAEASAGQQCLVSTAAPGPSHNPQTQPQPALLPPPPPPYATQGALSNTHSHSHSHSHTHSHTHAQLQLHQPLHPGPPPGFLLPQQYFSYPLQPEPYSGGKGFADFGQS; from the exons ATGGTGCGCTTGCTGAACTGTCTCTTATTGGGGTACTTTACATGGAACATGCGGATATCCGACGCACAGGGGGAGTACTGCCACGGATGGCTGGACAGCAATGGGAATTACCAAGAAGGATTTCAATGTCCAGAGGACTTTGACACCATGGACGCCACCGTATGCTGTGGCTCCTGTTCCCTCCGCTACTGCTGCGCGGCTGTGGACGCAAGACTGGACCAGGGAAGTTGTACAAATGACAGAGAACTCGAGGACACCGAGTTTGCCGCCC AGCCCATCTACGTGCCCTTCCTGATGGTGGGCTCTATCTTCGTGGCGTTTGTGGTGGTGGGCTCCCTGGTGGCGGTGTACTGCTGCACCTGCCTGAGGCCCAAACAGCCGGCCCAGCCTCCCGCCCGCTTCTCCCTGCGCAGCTGCCAGGGCGAGACCATCCCCATGATCCTGACGGCCGCCCCGCCCAGCCAGCGCACGCCCTCCCGCCAGTCCAGCACCGCCACCACCAGTTCCGGCTCggccggcgggggcgggggctcgGTGCGCCGCTTCTCCCTGGGCCGGGCCGAGGCGTCGGCGGGGCAACAGTGCCTGGTGTCCACCGCCGCCCCCGGCCCCTCGCATAACCCCCAAACGCAGCCGCAGCCTGCCCTGcttcccccccctccgcccccgtACGCCACGCAGGGCGCCCTGTCGAacacccactcccactcccactcccactcccacacccactcccacacccaCGCCCAGCTGCAGCTGCACCAGCCCCTGCACCCCGGCCCGCCCCCAGGGTTCCTCCTGCCCCAGCAGTACTTCTCCTACCCCCTACAGCCCGAGCCCTACTCCGGAGGGAAAGGCTTCGCAGACTTCGGCCAGAGCTGA